Sequence from the Pseudophaeobacter arcticus DSM 23566 genome:
GGGATGGCGGATTGCGGTGCAGACCGGCCATATTACGGCAGCTGTGTGCTTTCTGATTATCGGGGCATCCATCTACAGTCGGATGCTGGCCTATTCCGGTTTGCCCGCGTCGATTACTGAAATGGCAATAAATTCCGGCATCGGACCGACCGGGTTCTTGCTGTTGTTTGCGGGGCTTCTGGTGGTGCTGGGCACGGTGTTGGACAGCTCGTCCATCATGTTGGTTACAGTACCTCTGGCCTTTCCCGTGACCCAGCAAATGGGCATCGACATCGTGCATTTCGGCCTGATTACCGTGCTCGCCGTTGAAGTGGGCCTGCTGACGCCACCGCTGGGTCTGTCTGTCTTTGTGGTTCACGCCACGCTCAAAGATACCGGCATCACCCTCGGCGAAGTCTTCCGCGGCGCAGCCCCCTTCGCCCTCATTATGGCGCTGACCCTAGTCGCGCTGGTCTTCATCCCACAAATTGCGACCGGCCTCCTGGGCCGTTGAACAAGGATACGAAATGCAACTGATTGATCTAGCCCGACCTCTGGAAAACACCGAATACGCTGACCCGCCGGGGTTGGCGCCCATAATTACATATTTTGCCCATGATGAAACCGCTGATCAGGTGCTTTCATTCTTTCCCGGTGTCGGTCGAGACGGCTTACCGGGGGGCGAAGGCTGGGCAGTCGAACAGGTGACGCTTTCGACCCACAATGGCACTCATCTTGATGCGCCTTACCATTATCACTCCACGATGGACGGCGGCAAGCGCGCCATCACCATCGACGAGGTGCCACTTGACTGGTGTATCGGGCGCGGCGTCAAGCTGGACTTCCGGTCGATGCCTGATGGCCATGTTGTCACGGCCCAAGAGGTCGAGGCAGAATTCGACCGGATCGGCCACAGCTTGCAAGCGGGCGACATCGTTCTGGTCAACACCGGCGCTGCTGCCCATTACGGCACACCCGCTTATGTCCCTAGCGGCTGTGGCATCGGGCGCGAAGCGACAAACTGGATGACCGCGCGTGGTATGCGCGTATGCGGCACCGATGCATGGAGTTGGGACGCGCCCTTCGTGCATACAGCAAAAAAAGTCGCGGAAACCGGCGATGCCTCCCTGATCTGGGAAGGGCACCGCGCTAGCATGGACCGCGCCTATTGCCACATGGAGAAGCTTGCCAATCTCGAAACCCTGCCTGCGACGGGGTTCGAGGTGCAGTGCTTTCCGGTCAAGATTAAAGGCGCCTCGGCTGGCTGGTGCCGCCCTGTCGCGATCATCAGGGATTAAGGAGTAATATGCGATGAAACTTGCAACATTCGATAGCGGGCAGGGTCCGCGCCTTGGGGTGCTGACGGCGTCCGGAACAGACCTGATCGATCTCACCGCCACCGGCACGGCTGCCTTGGCGAACATGCAGTCGCTGATTGATGCCGGGCAGGAGGGTCTCGCCGCCGCGCATGAAGCGCTGGATGTGGCGGGAGTTTCGGTGCCCCTGACTGATGTGCGGCTGTTGGCACCTTTGCCATGCCCGCCGCAGATCCGCGACGCATCCACCGCGCCACGTCACATCGCACATGCTCCGGTCGGCATGCGCCGACTTGCGGCCGCAATAGCAGGCGAGCCTGATCCCGGTCATGCAGAAGGTTCGGTGCCCGATATCTACAAAGCACAACCAATTTTCTACATCACCAACCGTTTTAGCGTCGCTGGTGATGGCGACACGATCGTCTGGCCGGACTATTCTAGCTATATGGATTATGAATTGGAGGTCGCCGTCGTCATCGGCAAGGGCGGGCGTGACATTGCGGCTGATGATGTGCTTGGGCATATCTTCGGGTTCACCATTTTTAACGATTTTTCGGCCCGCGATACGCAATTGCGCGAGATGCAAGGCATGCTTGGCCCCGCCAAAGGTAAAAGTTTCGACGCTGGCAACGTGTTTGGCCCGTGGATCGTGACCACGGACGAGATTGCGGATTACCGAAACCTGCGCTGCGTGGCCAAGATCAAC
This genomic interval carries:
- a CDS encoding cyclase family protein; the encoded protein is MQLIDLARPLENTEYADPPGLAPIITYFAHDETADQVLSFFPGVGRDGLPGGEGWAVEQVTLSTHNGTHLDAPYHYHSTMDGGKRAITIDEVPLDWCIGRGVKLDFRSMPDGHVVTAQEVEAEFDRIGHSLQAGDIVLVNTGAAAHYGTPAYVPSGCGIGREATNWMTARGMRVCGTDAWSWDAPFVHTAKKVAETGDASLIWEGHRASMDRAYCHMEKLANLETLPATGFEVQCFPVKIKGASAGWCRPVAIIRD
- a CDS encoding fumarylacetoacetate hydrolase family protein; translated protein: MKLATFDSGQGPRLGVLTASGTDLIDLTATGTAALANMQSLIDAGQEGLAAAHEALDVAGVSVPLTDVRLLAPLPCPPQIRDASTAPRHIAHAPVGMRRLAAAIAGEPDPGHAEGSVPDIYKAQPIFYITNRFSVAGDGDTIVWPDYSSYMDYELEVAVVIGKGGRDIAADDVLGHIFGFTIFNDFSARDTQLREMQGMLGPAKGKSFDAGNVFGPWIVTTDEIADYRNLRCVAKINGRTVTDSRLGEMLHGFEDMIAFISNAETLHAGEIIGGGTVDDGCGLERFEFLADGDVVELTVEGIGTLTNTVVRNS